From Kogia breviceps isolate mKogBre1 chromosome 2, mKogBre1 haplotype 1, whole genome shotgun sequence, one genomic window encodes:
- the LOC131751153 gene encoding ubiquitin-conjugating enzyme E2 N-like — protein MAGLPRRIIEETQCLLAEPVPGIKAKPDESNARYFHVVIDGPQDSPFEGGTFELELFLPEEYPMAAPKVRFTTKIYHPNADKLGRICSDILKDKWSPALQICTVLLSIQALLSASNPDDPLANDVAEQWKTNEVQAIETARAWTKLYAMNNI, from the coding sequence ATGGCCGGGCTGCCCCGCAGGATTATCGAGGAAACCCAGTGTTTGCTGGCAGAGCCAGTTCCCGGCATTAAAGCAAAACCAGATGAGAGCAATGCCCGTTATTTTCATGTGGTCATTGATGGCCCTCAGGATTCCCCCTTTGAGGGAGGGACTTTTGAACTTGAACTATTCCTTCCAGAAGAATACCCAATGGCAGCCCCTAAAGTACGTTTCACGACCAAAATTTATCATCCTAATGCAGACAAGTTGGGAAGAATATGTTCAGATATTTTGAAAGATAAGTGGTCCCCAGCACTGCAGATCTGCACAGTTCTGCTATCGATCCAGGCTTTGTTAAGTGCTTCCAATCCAGATGATCCATTAGCAAATGATGTAGCGGAGCAGTGGAAGACCAATGAAGTCCAAGCCATAGAAACAGCTAGAGCATGGACTAAGCTATATGCCATGAATAATATTTAA